In one Musa acuminata AAA Group cultivar baxijiao chromosome BXJ2-5, Cavendish_Baxijiao_AAA, whole genome shotgun sequence genomic region, the following are encoded:
- the LOC135611751 gene encoding late embryogenesis abundant protein 7-like: MASHQDEARYKAGEAKGQAQEKTGQMMGKGQETAEAAKEKAYEAKDKGSETAQSAKERAQEGTEKTGGYMQETAEAAKEKASRAAQSAGDTARAGKEKTGSVLQKAGEQVKSVAAGAAHAVKSSLGMAGGGNEEAAAAPPGGRD, encoded by the exons ATGGCGTCCCACCAGGATGAAGCTCGCTACAAGGCCGGCGAAGCCAAAGGCCAAGCTCAG GAGAAGACGGGTCAGATGATGGGGAAGGGCCAGGAAACAGCCGAGGCCGCCAAGGAGAAGGCCTACGAGGCCAAGGACAAGGGATCTGAGACAGCGCAATCGGCCAAGGAGCGAGCCCAGGAGGGGACGGAGAAGACCGGAGGCTACATGCAGGAGACGGCGGAGGCGGCCAAGGAAAAGGCTTCCCGGGCAGCTCAGTCCGCCGGCGACACCGCTCGAGCCGGGAAGGAGAAAACCGGAAGCGTGTTGCAGAAA GCTGGGGAACAGGTGAAGAGCGTGGCGGCTGGGGCTGCTCATGCTGTGAAGAGCTCGCTGGGCATGGCTGGTGGTGGCAACGAGGAGGCGGCTGCTGCTCCTCCCGGCGGCAGGGATTAG
- the LOC103985194 gene encoding uncharacterized protein LOC103985194 translates to MPTAILPSTVAVPRHPSTPSRTLSSVRFLSGAHEFPLLHPLSVDFCARGRSARELVIRMGGGPRTYPGGVSKWQWKRMQAKKSKQLLKARLCRERQLYEMRKRSELRAAASELERPWEVVERAPNLFSVAADEQLKVLADRFQRSGGFDMWNDRDGPQVFRSPVDGLPSARFFPKGVVHSVKPYGLARGPGQDSGEDGEEDSEQPRFDDWIARGAGGTRRSRRRRSRRSSNSGDNRGSEEEDINFKPKNLDEGTDRGDQNLTFISENSRSPRNSYRQESGTGEDRRVSAQRGVAIDSRGETVAADNRLTVRSRNHGNSQRQRFRRGQYRWNEFDETIDDFKNLKVEGGEANSARPNASPRNHSRNQGFGACFRENVVQGIDAGNVERSKMGSNGRHSNGNSRSKSERVTLRPTTELFSREGSHSRKYPMQNRDNGFRRKVEESR, encoded by the coding sequence ATGCCGACCGCAATCCTTCCTTCGACCGTCGCCGTTCCCCGACACCCCTCCACCCCCAGTCGCACGCTATCCTCCGTTCGATTCTTGTCGGGTGCCCACGAATTCCCCCTGCTCCACCCCCTCTCCGTCGATTTCTGTGCCCGTGGCCGCTCGGCGCGAGAGCTCGTCATCCGCATGGGCGGCGGCCCCCGAACGTACCCCGGTGGCGTGTCCAAGTGGCAGTGGAAGCGGATGCAGGCCAAGAAGTCGAAGCAGCTGCTCAAGGCCCGCCTCTGCCGCGAGCGCCAGCTCTACGAGATGCGCAAGCGGTCCGAGCTTCGTGCGGCGGCGTCCGAGCTCGAGCGGCCCTGGGAGGTCGTCGAGCGCGCCCCCAACCTCTTCTCCGTTGCCGCTGATGAGCAGCTCAAGGTCCTCGCGGACCGCTTCCAGCGCTCCGGTGGGTTCGACATGTGGAACGACCGGGACGGCCCCCAGGTGTTCCGCTCACCCGTCGACGGGCTGCCGTCCGCCAGGTTCTTCCCTAAGGGAGTCGTGCACAGCGTGAAGCCCTATGGCCTCGCCCGGGGACCCGGCCAGGACTCGGGGGAGGATGGAGAGGAAGACTCGGAACAACCCAGGTTTGACGATTGGATCGCGAGGGGAGCGGGAGGGACcaggaggagcaggaggaggaggtcaAGAAGGTCCTCGAATAGTGGAGACAATCGTGGTTCAGAGGAGGAGGACATCAATTTTAAACCCAAGAATTTGGACGAAGGAACTGATCGAGGCGATCAAAATCTGACCTTTATCTCAGAGAATTCAAGATCACCGAGGAATTCCTATCGTCAAGAAAGTGGCACAGGGGAGGATCGGAGGGTTTCTGCACAGCGTGGTGTTGCTATTGATTCACGCGGAGAGACTGTAGCTGCTGACAACAGGCTTACTGTTAGATCAAGAAATCATGGCAACTCACAGAGGCAAAGATTTCGGCGGGGTCAGTACAGATGGAACGAGTTTGATGAAACAATTGATGATTTTAAGAACTTGAAGGTGGAGGGTGGAGAAGCTAATTCTGCTAGGCCGAATGCTAGCCCAAGAAACCATAGCAGAAACCAGGGATTTGGGGCTTGTTTTAGGGAAAATGTGGTCCAAGGCATTGATGCTGGTAATGTTGAAAGGAGTAAGATGGGGAGCAATGGAAGGCACAGCAATGGCAATAGTAGGTCCAAGTCAGAACGAGTAACCCTGCGTCCAACCACGGAATTATTCAGCAGGGAAGGTAGCCACAGCAGGAAATATCCCATGCAGAATAGAGATAATGGCTTCAGAAGGAAGGTTGAGGAATCCCGATga
- the LOC108952878 gene encoding protein LITTLE ZIPPER 4-like — MERLNTKLYLQNCYIVKENERLRKNLQVLNQENQDLLSELKQKLAKSSATSSRNPNIPDPNTPPAPTISPSGSKRSSQ, encoded by the coding sequence ATGGAGAGGCTCAACACCAAGCTGTACCTGCAGAACTGCTACATCGTGAAGGAGAACGAGAGGCTGAGGAAGAATCTCCAGGTCCTCAACCAGGAGAACCAGGACCTCTTGTCCGAGCTGAAGCAGAAGCTGGCTAAATCCAGTGCCACCTCAAGCCGCAACCCCAACATCCCAGACCCCAACACTCCCCCAGCACCCACCATTTCCCCCAGTGGAAGCAAGCGCTCATCTCAGTAG